One window from the genome of Moorena sp. SIOASIH encodes:
- a CDS encoding transposase produces MIILEFKAYGKRHQYSAIDEAIRTVKFIRNSCIRYWMDNKGVNKYDFSRYSTVLGKKFSFVNELNSTARQSSAERAWSSIARFSDNCKKKVPGKKGFPRFQKRCRSVEYKQSGWKLSPDKKSITFSDKKGIGKLKLKGTWDLWRFDKKQIKRVRIVRRADGYYVQFCVQVDINVRVRAASALPKAWPTALELEPTGNTIGLDVGLKDFYTDSNGHAEPNPRFYRTGEKRLKFSQRRVSRKKKGSANRRKAINRLGKTHLKISRQREEHAKRLARCVVRSNDLVAYEDLRVRNLVKNHCLAKSINDAGWYQFRKWLEHFGDKFGRITVAVNPAYTSQNCSDCGELVKKSLSTRTHVCKCGCQLDRDHNAAINILKRALGTVGHIGTLVLDQNAYGDLASTLLGSDLDEQVESLK; encoded by the coding sequence ATGATAATTCTTGAATTCAAAGCATACGGCAAAAGACATCAATACTCAGCTATAGACGAGGCTATTAGGACGGTCAAATTTATCCGAAACAGTTGTATCCGGTATTGGATGGACAACAAAGGGGTAAATAAATACGACTTTAGTCGCTATAGTACAGTATTGGGTAAAAAGTTTTCTTTTGTTAATGAACTGAATTCAACAGCTCGTCAGTCAAGTGCTGAGAGGGCATGGTCATCAATCGCCCGTTTCTCTGACAACTGCAAGAAGAAGGTACCTGGAAAGAAGGGGTTCCCAAGATTCCAGAAACGTTGCCGGTCGGTTGAGTATAAGCAGTCAGGCTGGAAATTATCACCCGACAAGAAATCAATCACATTCAGCGACAAAAAAGGAATTGGGAAGCTTAAGCTTAAGGGTACCTGGGACTTATGGAGATTTGACAAGAAGCAAATCAAGCGGGTTCGGATAGTTCGTCGAGCTGATGGTTATTATGTTCAGTTTTGTGTTCAAGTTGACATAAACGTTCGCGTTCGCGCAGCGTCGGCTTTGCCGAAAGCGTGGCCTACGGCCTTAGAGTTAGAACCAACTGGAAACACCATCGGTTTAGATGTCGGACTAAAAGATTTCTATACGGATTCCAACGGTCACGCTGAACCCAACCCACGGTTTTATCGGACGGGTGAAAAGCGTTTAAAGTTTTCTCAACGCCGGGTTTCCCGGAAAAAGAAAGGCTCAGCTAACCGTAGAAAAGCCATTAATAGACTAGGTAAAACACACCTTAAAATAAGTAGGCAGCGTGAAGAACATGCCAAGAGACTGGCACGTTGCGTAGTCCGATCTAACGATTTGGTTGCCTATGAAGACTTGAGGGTTAGGAACTTAGTAAAGAACCACTGTCTTGCCAAGTCTATTAATGATGCAGGTTGGTATCAATTCAGGAAGTGGTTAGAGCACTTTGGCGATAAATTCGGCAGGATAACTGTTGCAGTAAACCCTGCATATACCAGCCAAAACTGTTCTGATTGTGGTGAATTAGTCAAAAAGTCTTTGTCAACTAGAACTCACGTCTGTAAGTGTGGTTGTCAATTAGACCGTGACCACAACGCTGCAATCAACATTCTTAAACGAGCCTTGGGTACGGTGGGGCACATCGGAACCCTGGTCTTAGACCAAAACGCTTATGGAGATTTGGCCTCTACTCTTCTTGGTTCCGACCTGGATGAGCAAGTCGAATCTTTGAAATAA
- a CDS encoding DnaJ domain-containing protein, producing MSDSNHYQTLDVHPHATTLEIKQAYRRLAKRFHPDSNSPTADPEKIIQVNAAYEVLSNPERRRSYDQKRHYFQHSLEHQNRQQRTADAQRHYQHHRQKGKKTDAQLGQWLQQIYQPVNYWISHILEPLEAQLDELSADPFDDELMAEFEAYLEECGDHLHQAQRLFHSQPNPATVASAAANLYYCLNQLGDGIEELKLFTLNYDDYHLHTGQELFRIASHLLWEAKDTVKDFW from the coding sequence ATGTCAGACTCGAATCACTACCAGACTCTGGATGTTCATCCCCACGCTACGACCCTAGAAATTAAACAAGCCTACCGACGGCTAGCCAAGCGCTTTCATCCAGATAGCAACAGCCCCACCGCTGATCCCGAAAAAATTATCCAAGTTAATGCTGCCTATGAGGTCCTCAGTAACCCTGAGCGACGGCGTTCCTATGACCAAAAGAGGCATTACTTTCAGCATTCATTAGAGCATCAGAATCGACAACAGCGAACAGCTGATGCCCAAAGACATTACCAGCATCATCGGCAAAAGGGAAAAAAGACTGATGCCCAGCTAGGGCAATGGTTGCAGCAAATTTATCAACCTGTAAACTACTGGATTAGTCATATCCTTGAGCCTCTAGAGGCTCAACTCGATGAACTCTCGGCTGACCCGTTTGATGATGAACTCATGGCAGAGTTTGAAGCTTATCTGGAAGAGTGTGGTGATCATCTCCATCAAGCTCAGAGGCTGTTTCATTCTCAACCTAATCCTGCCACCGTTGCCAGTGCTGCTGCTAACCTCTACTACTGTCTTAATCAGTTAGGAGATGGGATAGAAGAATTAAAGCTGTTTACCCTTAACTACGACGACTACCACCTACACACAGGTCAAGAACTGTTCAGAATTGCCTCCCATCTGCTCTGGGAAGCTAAAGACACAGTTAAAGATTTTTGGTAA
- a CDS encoding 6-carboxytetrahydropterin synthase gives MECVIKRRAEFSASHRYWLPELSEAQNIQRFGLGSRFPGHGHNYVLFVFLTAQLDKYGMVENLSKVKTVIQKEVTSQLDYAYLNEVWSEFQQTLPTTENIARVIWQHLVTYLPLLKIQLFEHPKLWADYQGNGMEVYLTISNHFSAAHRLAHPDLSDQENYQIYGKCARPNGHGHNYHIEVTVKGEMDPRTGMIVDLDSLHQVMDEYVVEAFDHTFLNKDIPYFARVVPTAENIAIYICQLLQQPIQELDVQLHKVKLIESPNNSCEVYCTPETTKSAATSSTETLLTLM, from the coding sequence ATGGAATGCGTCATTAAGCGCCGTGCTGAGTTTTCAGCCAGCCACCGATACTGGTTACCAGAACTGAGTGAAGCTCAGAACATTCAGCGGTTTGGTTTGGGTAGCCGATTTCCTGGACACGGACACAACTACGTTCTGTTCGTTTTCCTGACCGCTCAGTTGGATAAGTATGGCATGGTGGAAAACTTGTCTAAAGTCAAAACGGTGATCCAAAAAGAGGTCACCAGCCAACTTGACTACGCTTATCTCAATGAGGTTTGGTCAGAATTTCAGCAAACCTTACCTACTACTGAAAACATAGCACGAGTAATTTGGCAGCACTTGGTTACTTACCTACCACTACTGAAGATTCAGCTATTTGAACATCCAAAACTCTGGGCTGACTATCAAGGAAACGGTATGGAAGTATATCTGACTATCAGTAACCACTTTAGCGCTGCTCACAGACTAGCTCATCCTGACCTCAGTGACCAGGAAAACTACCAGATCTACGGTAAGTGTGCTCGTCCCAACGGACATGGACATAACTATCACATAGAAGTGACGGTTAAGGGTGAAATGGATCCGCGCACTGGCATGATTGTTGATCTAGACTCCTTGCACCAAGTCATGGATGAGTATGTGGTGGAAGCCTTTGACCATACTTTCCTCAATAAAGACATTCCATACTTTGCCCGGGTTGTTCCTACTGCCGAAAATATTGCTATCTATATTTGTCAGTTGTTGCAACAACCAATTCAAGAATTGGATGTCCAACTTCATAAGGTGAAATTGATTGAAAGTCCCAATAACTCCTGCGAAGTCTACTGCACACCAGAGACTACCAAGTCAGCAGCAACATCATCTACAGAAACTCTGCTGACCTTGATGTAG
- a CDS encoding transposase produces the protein MLTLNYRYRLYPDATQQQRLIEWMEICRMTYNYGLREIKDWCNSRKCLVDRCSLDKEYILAADAKFPDQITQLNNLPKAKKEFPLLKEVPAQVLQQTIKQLHTAWKYFTKRGFGFPRFKKYGQFKSLLFPQFKTNPVTGYHLKLPKIGAIPINLHRPIPSGFTVKQVRMILKADKWYACVTIQCDVNLPEPMPHGHPIGVDIGIEKFLATSEGVIVKPPKFFAQMQSKLQLLQRRLSRKKKRSKNYEKARIKVAKLHHHIDNTRKDFHFKQAHALCDAGEMVFMEDLDYRITAKGFLGKQMLDGGFGQFRTITKYVCFKRGKFFGLVDARGTSQTCPECGAKVKKDLRQRVHQCTSCGYTTDRDVASAQVIRNRGRHLISTAGLAGKETACADDLPGAGFPQSRQESKPLLGVTRKLKK, from the coding sequence ATGCTAACACTCAACTACCGCTACCGACTCTACCCAGATGCCACTCAACAGCAAAGGTTAATTGAGTGGATGGAAATTTGTCGCATGACCTACAACTATGGGTTGCGAGAGATTAAAGATTGGTGTAACTCTCGGAAGTGTTTGGTTGATAGATGCTCCTTGGACAAGGAATATATTCTAGCCGCAGATGCTAAGTTTCCTGATCAGATAACCCAGCTTAATAATCTGCCCAAAGCTAAGAAAGAATTCCCATTACTTAAAGAAGTTCCTGCTCAGGTTCTTCAGCAAACTATTAAGCAGTTACATACAGCTTGGAAATACTTCACCAAAAGAGGGTTTGGCTTCCCTCGATTCAAGAAGTACGGGCAATTTAAGTCGTTGCTTTTTCCTCAGTTCAAGACAAACCCAGTAACGGGATATCATCTCAAACTCCCCAAAATTGGAGCAATTCCAATTAACTTGCATCGTCCAATACCTAGCGGGTTTACGGTCAAGCAAGTACGTATGATCTTGAAAGCTGATAAATGGTACGCCTGCGTTACTATTCAGTGCGATGTCAATCTGCCTGAACCGATGCCCCATGGTCATCCGATTGGAGTTGATATTGGCATTGAGAAGTTTTTAGCAACCAGCGAGGGAGTTATAGTCAAACCACCCAAGTTTTTCGCTCAAATGCAAAGCAAGCTGCAATTGCTACAACGCAGATTGAGCAGAAAGAAAAAGCGGTCAAAAAATTACGAGAAAGCTCGAATCAAGGTGGCTAAGCTGCACCACCACATCGACAACACTCGCAAAGACTTCCACTTTAAGCAGGCTCATGCCCTTTGTGACGCTGGTGAGATGGTCTTCATGGAAGACTTGGATTATCGAATTACGGCCAAAGGTTTCTTGGGTAAGCAGATGCTCGATGGGGGGTTTGGTCAATTCCGAACCATCACCAAGTACGTGTGCTTCAAGAGAGGGAAGTTCTTTGGATTAGTTGATGCCAGAGGGACTTCTCAGACCTGTCCAGAGTGTGGTGCAAAAGTGAAAAAAGATCTCAGGCAACGAGTACATCAGTGTACCAGTTGTGGATATACCACTGACCGAGATGTAGCCAGCGCTCAGGTGATCAGAAACCGAGGTAGACACCTGATCAGTACCGCAGGACTTGCGGGAAAGGAAACCGCCTGTGCAGACGATCTACCGGGGGCTGGGTTTCCCCAGTCTAGGCAAGAGTCGAAACCCCTGTTGGGAGTAACCAGGAAACTCAAGAAGTGA